In a single window of the Actinomycetota bacterium genome:
- a CDS encoding polyprenyl synthetase family protein, with the protein MSSSPLTDRTRAGAELELVEEALRAAVQTDDPYLTEIASHLIVAGGKRLRPMVAVVASQVAMADGGHGAPARLGIVEDAVQGGVACELVHLGSLYHDDVMDEADVRRGVDTVNAKWGNLQAILAGDFLLSKASEIAASLGTEVAVLLARTIGRLCEGQIEELRHTYDVTRSELSYITSIGGKTASLYATSARIGGIVAGLDRPLIEVLTRYGDAYGMVFQIVDDILDVTASDERLGKPAGHDMVEGVYTLPVLRTLAEGGAAADELGDLLGKPLEAAEREKVLGIVRSNHGVASAVETAGTYVQRAEELCAELPPGPATDALRDAPAALLATVWG; encoded by the coding sequence ATGTCCAGCTCGCCGCTCACCGATCGGACGCGTGCCGGCGCGGAGCTCGAGCTCGTGGAAGAGGCGCTGCGGGCCGCGGTGCAGACCGACGATCCGTACCTCACCGAGATCGCCTCCCACCTCATCGTCGCCGGTGGCAAGCGTCTGCGGCCGATGGTCGCGGTCGTCGCCTCCCAGGTGGCGATGGCCGACGGCGGCCACGGTGCGCCAGCGCGGCTCGGCATCGTCGAGGACGCGGTCCAAGGCGGGGTCGCTTGTGAGCTGGTGCACCTCGGGTCGCTCTATCACGACGACGTGATGGACGAGGCCGATGTGCGCCGCGGAGTCGACACGGTGAACGCGAAGTGGGGCAACCTGCAGGCGATCCTCGCCGGCGACTTCTTGCTCAGCAAGGCCTCCGAGATCGCCGCCTCGCTCGGCACCGAGGTAGCGGTGCTCCTCGCGCGCACCATCGGCCGCCTGTGCGAGGGGCAGATCGAAGAGCTGCGCCACACCTACGACGTGACCCGCAGCGAGCTCAGCTACATCACCTCGATCGGGGGCAAGACGGCGTCGCTCTACGCCACGTCGGCCCGCATCGGCGGCATCGTCGCCGGCCTCGATCGCCCGTTGATCGAGGTGCTGACGCGCTACGGCGACGCCTACGGGATGGTGTTCCAGATCGTCGACGACATCCTCGACGTCACCGCGAGCGACGAGCGCCTCGGCAAGCCAGCCGGCCACGACATGGTCGAGGGCGTCTACACGCTGCCGGTGCTGCGTACGCTCGCCGAGGGCGGTGCCGCCGCCGACGAGCTCGGCGATCTGCTCGGCAAGCCGCTCGAAGCCGCCGAGCGCGAGAAGGTGCTCGGCATCGTGCGCAGCAACCACGGCGTCGCCTCCGCCGTCGAGACCGCCGGCACTTACGTGCAGAGGGCCGAGGAGCTCTGTGCCGAGCTGCCGCCCGGCCCGGCCACCGACGCGTTGCGCGACGCCCCCGCCGCGCTGCTCGCCACCGTCTGGGGCTGA
- a CDS encoding alpha/beta fold hydrolase: MAYARAEDGTRLHYKVVGRKSGQPVLLIQGLGADKSGWILQRLALAPFYRVIAHDNRGAGRSDKPFGTYTLEQMADDAMAVLDHAGIETAHVVGASMGGAISQLVAYKYPERVRSLTLACTACRNHAWRRDLLSSWGSIAAERGMGELANQAGRWVIGPRSFRRLFPAVGWLGPIALSRPSHGFVAQVRAILSADESLAAELATFDKPTLVIVGNQDILTPRGDSEEIAERIPTAELVVLSGAAHGLMIEHGSTFNKVLLDFLGRASKAWNAREAAAEMTEVA, encoded by the coding sequence ATGGCCTACGCACGTGCAGAAGACGGCACCCGGCTGCACTACAAGGTCGTCGGGCGCAAGAGCGGCCAGCCGGTGCTCTTGATCCAAGGCCTCGGCGCCGACAAGTCCGGATGGATCCTGCAGCGCCTGGCGCTGGCCCCCTTCTACCGGGTGATCGCCCACGACAACCGCGGCGCTGGTCGCAGCGACAAGCCGTTCGGCACGTACACCCTCGAGCAGATGGCCGACGACGCGATGGCGGTGCTCGACCACGCCGGCATCGAGACCGCTCACGTCGTCGGGGCATCGATGGGCGGGGCGATCAGCCAGCTCGTCGCGTACAAGTACCCAGAGCGGGTCCGCTCGCTGACGCTCGCCTGCACCGCGTGCCGCAATCACGCCTGGCGGCGCGACCTGCTGTCGTCGTGGGGCTCGATCGCCGCCGAGCGCGGCATGGGCGAGCTCGCCAACCAGGCCGGTCGCTGGGTGATCGGACCGCGCTCGTTCCGCCGCCTGTTCCCCGCCGTCGGCTGGTTGGGGCCGATCGCGCTCAGCCGTCCGAGCCACGGCTTCGTCGCCCAGGTGCGCGCGATCCTGTCGGCCGACGAGTCGCTCGCCGCCGAGCTCGCCACGTTCGACAAGCCGACGCTCGTCATCGTCGGCAACCAGGACATCCTCACCCCCCGCGGTGACTCCGAGGAGATCGCCGAGCGCATCCCGACCGCCGAGCTCGTGGTGCTGTCCGGCGCCGCCCACGGCTTGATGATCGAGCACGGGTCGACGTTCAACAAGGTGTTGCTCGACTTCCTCGGACGAGCCTCCAAGGCCTGGAACGCCCGTGAGGCCGCGGCCGAGATGACCGAGGTCGCGTAG